From the Takifugu flavidus isolate HTHZ2018 chromosome 12, ASM371156v2, whole genome shotgun sequence genome, one window contains:
- the brip1 gene encoding Fanconi anemia group J protein isoform X6 has product MPASPLEYTIGGVKIQFPRKAYPSQLAMMNSIIRGLNTGQHCLLESPTGSGKSLALLCSTLGWQQAQYVKLQEGRNPVGEKGWTDKSFGDCKKLDGTNSSCQCVCHSRANVSASATAADTPAVVDLTVSPCKESTLPPPAAAAGQRPSSEGTQAKKPSLASRLSQKFQVFRKAAPEEDDDFQPDRKRLRTPEQKSCKRQRLEQGVIFIDDDQEPENVSPGWTKSQKAGMASPCCATGPCTQCSCASKDGAKDQNSNRRVPKIFFGTRTHKQITQVAHELRRTVYSKVPMTILSSRDHTCVNPEVAPHSKRNELCKERLEAKDGRSCRYYHGVQKMGEQYLLQQVHGVSEAWDIEDLVSLGKRLRSCSYFAARELMAEAVIIFCPYNYLLDPLIRESMDINLSGQILVLDEAHNIEDCARESASFTVNYDSLLASRDELESMVKNKIREAKHEPLQNFCYSLINWIQESQSLMSERGYESASKVWSGRDIVGIFHTLGITDATFNMLKANLAAVLEKEERLGFVNGKEDVVQIPTISSATSAVLKGLFMVLDYLFRDKCRFAEDYRVALQKSYAWTNQVPPDAPDAQGFFVRPRQRQRQSIRVKAEMLTLSFWCLNPAVAFSDLSNSLKSIVLTSGTLSPMGSFSSELGVKFSIQLEANHVINKSQVWVGTVGAGPHGRKLCATFQHAETYTFQDEVGALLLHVCQVMAKGVLCFLPSYKMLDKLRDRWSNTGLWEKLEQQKTVITEPRGGGKGDFDELLQTYYEAIKGCQERDGALLIAVCRGKVSEGLDFTDDNARAVVTIGIPFPNIKDLQVELKMKYNDQHAKSRGLLSGHRWYEIQAYRALNQALGRCIRHRNDWGALILVDDRYKNNPNKYITGLSKWVRQLVQHHDTFSNAMQSLGAFSREQQKVALIPADARTSSSTAASPHSHVCVTVEDQAAEPCSTASLVETPAPQQDAAHSVSNIVPHTQVKSGEVENAECSRMLPIPPPAAPLLNPKARAVHPIFTSSPVRPSLKKPIFKGKPPSNSSLPLEMSDFEDKEGQITSSSKDNEAGLIKAEVPDTFREVEEKTDAGAAFSDWEDGPPGAAGAGEEDEDETIFFTPELFEDPSNGGSPHTEPTTEPPPGTRGPAACSDEPFEKVQGGASCTGESPVSESERKKPEGEREGIRGEKEGVEGGQVDNQSRKTDKWLHRVSRSRQKVPSSPTGGGREARCVGRASRQIQISRQRTGRTRAGDEPQLAAPAAEISRAAQAGKKNRQDNICVNGMTGRLSMSTRGGKALKEERFPSTMTWSDLMTPGEDDLGWLHKAPRPAVGGPESKRELALEWMETVRSLRVRRSRRPKKRRRQAASQKTKARTTSTKKADPPCLRGLYCSSCVTEMLPAAEGKL; this is encoded by the exons atgcCTGCATCCCCACTGGAGTACACCATCGGGGGGGTGAAGATCCAGTTCCCCCGTAAGGCCTATCCTTCACAACTGGCCATGATGAACTCA ATCATACGAGGGCTGAACACGGGGCAGCACTGTTTACTGGAGAGTCCTACAGGAAGCGGAAAGAGCTTAGCCTTGTTGTGCTCGACTCTGGGCTGGCAGCAGGCTCAGTATG TGAAACTGCAAGAAGGCAGGAATCCCGTGGGGGAGAAGGGATGGACAGATAAAAGTTTTGGAGACTGTAAGAAGTTGGATGGAACCAACTCCTCCTGCCAGTGTGTCTGTCACAGTAGAGCCAACGTCAGTGCCTCAGctacagctgcagacacacctgcTGTTGTAGACCTGACTGTGTCACCCTGCAAGGAGTCAACCCTgccacctcctgcagcagcagcaggacaaa GGCCTTCATCTGAGGGAACCCAGGCCAAAAAACCTTCTCTGGCCTCCCGCCTGTCTCAGAAGTTCCAGGTGTTCCGAAAGGCTGCgcctgaggaagatgatgatttCCAGCCAGACAGAAAACGCCTTCGCACTCCAGAACAAAAG AGCTGTAAGAGGCAGCGCCTGGAGCAGGGAGTCATATTCATAGATGATGATCAGGAGCCCGAAAATGTCAGCCCTGGTTGGACAAAAAGCCAGAAAGCTGGGATGGCGTCACCTTGCTGT GCCACTGGCCCCTGCACACAGTGCTCATGTGCATCCAAAGACGGTGCGAAGGACCAAAACAGCAACCGGAGGGTTCCCAAGATCTTCTTCGGCACTCGCACGCACAAGCAGATCACTCAGGTTGCCCATGAGCTGAGGCGCACCGTCTACTCCAAAGTGCCCATGACGATCTTATCGAGCAGAGACCACACCTGTGTCAATCCGGAGGTGGCGCCCCACTCCAAGCGCAATGAGCTCTGCAAGGAACGGCTGGAGGCCAAAGAC GGCAGGTCGTGCCGCTACTACCATGGTGTCCAGAAAATGGGGGAACAATACCTGCTACAACAGGTCCATGGGGTTTCTGAGGCCTGGGACATTGAGGACCTGGTTTCTCTGGGCAAACGTCTCCGCTCCTGTTCCTATTTTGCTGCCAGAGAACTTATGGCGGAAGCTGTCATCATCTTCTGCCCCTACAACTATCTGCTGGACCCACTGATCAGGGAGAGC ATGGATATCAACCTCTCAGGCCAAATCCTGGTGCTGGATGAAGCCCACAACATTGAGGACTGTGCAAGAGAGAGCGCCAGCTTCACCGTAAACTACGACAGCCTCCTGGCGTCTAGGGACGAGCTGGAGAGCATGgtcaaaaacaaaatcagagaAGCCAAGCACGAACCTCTGCAGAACTTCTGCTACAGCCTGATCAA CTGGATCCAGGAGAGCCAGAGCCTGATGTCTGAGCGAGGATACGAGAGCGCCAGCAAAGTCTGGAGTGGGAGGGACATCGTCGGCATCTTTCACACCCTGGGCATCACTGATGCAACCTTTAACATGCTGAAG GCCAACTTGGCTGCAGTGTTGGAGAAGGAAGAGCGACTTGGTTTTGTTAACGGCAAAGAAGATGTGGTGCAGATCCCGACTATCAGCTCAGCCACCTCCGCCGTCCTCAAAGGTCTTTTCATGGTCCTGGATTACCTCTTCAGAGACAAGTGCAG GTTTGCAGAAGACTACAGGGTGGCTCTACAGAAGAGCTACGCTTGGACCAATCAGGTCCCGCCTGACGCTCCCGATGCCCAGGGCTTCTTCGTTCGGCCTCGCCAGAGACAACGACAGAGTATTCGAGTCAAGGCGGAAATGCTGACGCTCAGCTTCTGGTGTCTCAACCCTGCTGTG GCTTTCTCTGACTTGAGTAACTCGCTGAAGAGCATCGTGTTGACATCGGGAACCCTGTCACCGATGGGTTCCTTCTCCTCTGAACTCGGGGTAAAATTCTCCATCCAGTTGGAGGCCAACCACGTTATCAACAAGTCCCAG GTTTGGGTGGGCACTGTTGGTGCGGGACCCCATGGCAGAAAACTCTGTGCTACTTTCCAGCACGCTGAAACTTATACCTTCCAGGATGAGGTGGGGGCGCTGTTGCTACACGTCTGCCAGGTCATGGCCAAGGGTGTGCTCTGCTTTCTGCCATCTTATAAG ATGTTGGACAAACTGCGGGATCGCTGGAGCAACACGGGTCTGTGGGAGAAGCtagagcagcagaaaactgTGATCACCGAGCCTCGCGGCGGTGGAAAAGGCGACTTCGACGAGCTGCTTCAGACCTACTACGAAGCAATCAAAGGCTGCCAAGAAAGAG ACGGCGCTCTGCTGATTGCTGTGTGCAGAGGAAAGGTGAGTGAAGGGCTGGACTTCACCGACGACAACGCCAGGGCCGTGGTCACCATTGGAATTCCCTTCCCGAACATCAAAGACCTTCAG GTGGAACTGAAGATGAAGTACAACGACCAGCACGCCAAGTCCAGAGGTCTTCTCTCGGGGCATCGTTGGTATGAGATCCAGGCCTACAGAGCTCTTAACCAGGCCCTGGGGAG GTGCATCCGCCACAGGAACGACTGGGGCGCGCTGATCTTGGTCGATGACCGCtacaaaaacaacccaaataAATACATCACAG GTCTGTCAAAATGGGTCCGTCAGCTCGTCCAGCACCACGACACCTTCAGCAATGCCATGCAGTCGCTGGGAGCGTTCTCCCGGGAGCAGCAGAAGGTGGCGTTGATTCCGGCAGACGCTCGGACCTCCAGCTCAACTGCAGCCTCCCCACACAGTCACGTGTGTGTAACTGTGGAGGACCAGGCGGCAGAACCTTGTTCCACAGCGTCACTTGTGGAAACACCTGCACCCCAGCAGGATGCAGCACACTCTGTGTCCAACATCGTCCCTCACACGCAGGTTAAGTCTGGAGAAGTTGAAAATGCAG aGTGCTCCAGAATGTTGCCGATTCCCCCTCCGGCAGCGCCACTGTTAAATCCCAAAGCAAGAGCCGTGCACCCCATTTTCAcctccagtcctgtcagacccaGCTTGAAGAAGCCAATCTTTAAAGGAAAACCACCCTCAAACTCCAGCCTGCCTTTGGAAATGTCTGATTTTGAGGACAAAGAGGGACAGATCACCTCTTCGTCAAAAGACAACGAGGCAGGTTTGATTAAAGCAGAGGTTCCGGACACTTTCAGGGAAGTAGAGGAGAAAACTGATGCAGGAGCAGCCTTCTCCGACTGGGAAGACGGACCGCCCGGAGCCGCCGGTGCTGGAGAAGAAGACGAGGACGAAACGATCTTCTTCACCCCTGAACTCTTCGAGGATCCGAGCAATGGTGGCAGCCCTCACACTGAGCCAACCACCGAGCCGCCCCCTGGGACGAGGGGTCCTGCGGCCTGTTCAGATGAACCCTTTGAGAAGGTTCAGGGTGGAGCCTCCTGCACAGGAGAGAGCCCCGtttcagaaagtgagagaaagaagccagagggagagagggaaggaatcAGAGGTGAGAAGGAAGGtgtggagggaggacaggtggataaccagagcagaaagacagacaagTGGCTTCACAGGGTGTCCAGGTCCAGGCAGAAAGTCCCGTCCAGCCCAACAG GTGGAGGCCGGGAGGCGAGGTGTGTAGGGAGGGCGAGCCGTCAGATCCAGATCAGCCGGCAGAGAACAGGGAGGACCAGAGCAGGTGATGAGCCACAGCTAGCCGCCCCGGCTGCAGAGATAAGTAGAGCGGCACAAGCTGGCAAAAAGAATCGCCAGGACAATATCTGTGTTAATGGAATGACTGGGAGACTGTCTATGAGCACGAGGGGAGGGAAGGCTCTTAAAGAAGAGCGTTTTCCCTCCACGATGACTTGGTCTGACCTCATGACGCCTGGAGAAGACGACCTGGGATGGCTGCACAAGGCTCCTCGTCCAGCGGTGGGCGGGCCTGAAAGCAAGAGAG AACTCGCGTTGGAATGGATGGAGACTGTCAGAT CCTTAAGAGTGCGACGCTCTCGCAGGCCGAAAAAGCGCAGGCGTCAAGCAGCTTCCCAAAAAACAAAGGCCAGAACAACGTCCACAAAG AAAGCGGACCCGCCGTGCCTCCGGGGACTCTACTGTTCATCCTGCGTGACAGAAATGCTTCCTGCGGCCGAAGGAAAGCTCTGA
- the brip1 gene encoding Fanconi anemia group J protein isoform X1: protein MPASPLEYTIGGVKIQFPRKAYPSQLAMMNSIIRGLNTGQHCLLESPTGSGKSLALLCSTLGWQQAQYVKLQEGRNPVGEKGWTDKSFGDCKKLDGTNSSCQCVCHSRANVSASATAADTPAVVDLTVSPCKESTLPPPAAAAGQRPSSEGTQAKKPSLASRLSQKFQVFRKAAPEEDDDFQPDRKRLRTPEQKSCKRQRLEQGVIFIDDDQEPENVSPGWTKSQKAGMASPCCATGPCTQCSCASKDGAKDQNSNRRVPKIFFGTRTHKQITQVAHELRRTVYSKVPMTILSSRDHTCVNPEVAPHSKRNELCKERLEAKDGRSCRYYHGVQKMGEQYLLQQVHGVSEAWDIEDLVSLGKRLRSCSYFAARELMAEAVIIFCPYNYLLDPLIRESMDINLSGQILVLDEAHNIEDCARESASFTVNYDSLLASRDELESMVKNKIREAKHEPLQNFCYSLINWIQESQSLMSERGYESASKVWSGRDIVGIFHTLGITDATFNMLKANLAAVLEKEERLGFVNGKEDVVQIPTISSATSAVLKGLFMVLDYLFRDKCRFAEDYRVALQKSYAWTNQVPPDAPDAQGFFVRPRQRQRQSIRVKAEMLTLSFWCLNPAVAFSDLSNSLKSIVLTSGTLSPMGSFSSELGVKFSIQLEANHVINKSQVWVGTVGAGPHGRKLCATFQHAETYTFQDEVGALLLHVCQVMAKGVLCFLPSYKMLDKLRDRWSNTGLWEKLEQQKTVITEPRGGGKGDFDELLQTYYEAIKGCQERDGALLIAVCRGKVSEGLDFTDDNARAVVTIGIPFPNIKDLQVELKMKYNDQHAKSRGLLSGHRWYEIQAYRALNQALGRCIRHRNDWGALILVDDRYKNNPNKYITGLSKWVRQLVQHHDTFSNAMQSLGAFSREQQKVALIPADARTSSSTAASPHSHVCVTVEDQAAEPCSTASLVETPAPQQDAAHSVSNIVPHTQVKSGEVENAECSRMLPIPPPAAPLLNPKARAVHPIFTSSPVRPSLKKPIFKGKPPSNSSLPLEMSDFEDKEGQITSSSKDNEAGLIKAEVPDTFREVEEKTDAGAAFSDWEDGPPGAAGAGEEDEDETIFFTPELFEDPSNGGSPHTEPTTEPPPGTRGPAACSDEPFEKVQGGASCTGESPVSESERKKPEGEREGIRGEKEGVEGGQVDNQSRKTDKWLHRVSRSRQKVPSSPTGGGREARCVGRASRQIQISRQRTGRTRAGDEPQLAAPAAEISRAAQAGKKNRQDNICVNGMTGRLSMSTRGGKALKEERFPSTMTWSDLMTPGEDDLGWLHKAPRPAVGGPESKRGNRSKTLPILGCCTKQTKDIFPLFRTRVGMDGDCQMYIFWLLNCSWVWMNRKLKPAFVCLCEALRVRRSRRPKKRRRQAASQKTKARTTSTKVDLFSISLCTDFCHFLSLEPSHRALHTILQYQVTSSIVNVKSLPAVLYNAVFQVCSWLFIPRQTCFCCRKRTRRASGDSTVHPA from the exons atgcCTGCATCCCCACTGGAGTACACCATCGGGGGGGTGAAGATCCAGTTCCCCCGTAAGGCCTATCCTTCACAACTGGCCATGATGAACTCA ATCATACGAGGGCTGAACACGGGGCAGCACTGTTTACTGGAGAGTCCTACAGGAAGCGGAAAGAGCTTAGCCTTGTTGTGCTCGACTCTGGGCTGGCAGCAGGCTCAGTATG TGAAACTGCAAGAAGGCAGGAATCCCGTGGGGGAGAAGGGATGGACAGATAAAAGTTTTGGAGACTGTAAGAAGTTGGATGGAACCAACTCCTCCTGCCAGTGTGTCTGTCACAGTAGAGCCAACGTCAGTGCCTCAGctacagctgcagacacacctgcTGTTGTAGACCTGACTGTGTCACCCTGCAAGGAGTCAACCCTgccacctcctgcagcagcagcaggacaaa GGCCTTCATCTGAGGGAACCCAGGCCAAAAAACCTTCTCTGGCCTCCCGCCTGTCTCAGAAGTTCCAGGTGTTCCGAAAGGCTGCgcctgaggaagatgatgatttCCAGCCAGACAGAAAACGCCTTCGCACTCCAGAACAAAAG AGCTGTAAGAGGCAGCGCCTGGAGCAGGGAGTCATATTCATAGATGATGATCAGGAGCCCGAAAATGTCAGCCCTGGTTGGACAAAAAGCCAGAAAGCTGGGATGGCGTCACCTTGCTGT GCCACTGGCCCCTGCACACAGTGCTCATGTGCATCCAAAGACGGTGCGAAGGACCAAAACAGCAACCGGAGGGTTCCCAAGATCTTCTTCGGCACTCGCACGCACAAGCAGATCACTCAGGTTGCCCATGAGCTGAGGCGCACCGTCTACTCCAAAGTGCCCATGACGATCTTATCGAGCAGAGACCACACCTGTGTCAATCCGGAGGTGGCGCCCCACTCCAAGCGCAATGAGCTCTGCAAGGAACGGCTGGAGGCCAAAGAC GGCAGGTCGTGCCGCTACTACCATGGTGTCCAGAAAATGGGGGAACAATACCTGCTACAACAGGTCCATGGGGTTTCTGAGGCCTGGGACATTGAGGACCTGGTTTCTCTGGGCAAACGTCTCCGCTCCTGTTCCTATTTTGCTGCCAGAGAACTTATGGCGGAAGCTGTCATCATCTTCTGCCCCTACAACTATCTGCTGGACCCACTGATCAGGGAGAGC ATGGATATCAACCTCTCAGGCCAAATCCTGGTGCTGGATGAAGCCCACAACATTGAGGACTGTGCAAGAGAGAGCGCCAGCTTCACCGTAAACTACGACAGCCTCCTGGCGTCTAGGGACGAGCTGGAGAGCATGgtcaaaaacaaaatcagagaAGCCAAGCACGAACCTCTGCAGAACTTCTGCTACAGCCTGATCAA CTGGATCCAGGAGAGCCAGAGCCTGATGTCTGAGCGAGGATACGAGAGCGCCAGCAAAGTCTGGAGTGGGAGGGACATCGTCGGCATCTTTCACACCCTGGGCATCACTGATGCAACCTTTAACATGCTGAAG GCCAACTTGGCTGCAGTGTTGGAGAAGGAAGAGCGACTTGGTTTTGTTAACGGCAAAGAAGATGTGGTGCAGATCCCGACTATCAGCTCAGCCACCTCCGCCGTCCTCAAAGGTCTTTTCATGGTCCTGGATTACCTCTTCAGAGACAAGTGCAG GTTTGCAGAAGACTACAGGGTGGCTCTACAGAAGAGCTACGCTTGGACCAATCAGGTCCCGCCTGACGCTCCCGATGCCCAGGGCTTCTTCGTTCGGCCTCGCCAGAGACAACGACAGAGTATTCGAGTCAAGGCGGAAATGCTGACGCTCAGCTTCTGGTGTCTCAACCCTGCTGTG GCTTTCTCTGACTTGAGTAACTCGCTGAAGAGCATCGTGTTGACATCGGGAACCCTGTCACCGATGGGTTCCTTCTCCTCTGAACTCGGGGTAAAATTCTCCATCCAGTTGGAGGCCAACCACGTTATCAACAAGTCCCAG GTTTGGGTGGGCACTGTTGGTGCGGGACCCCATGGCAGAAAACTCTGTGCTACTTTCCAGCACGCTGAAACTTATACCTTCCAGGATGAGGTGGGGGCGCTGTTGCTACACGTCTGCCAGGTCATGGCCAAGGGTGTGCTCTGCTTTCTGCCATCTTATAAG ATGTTGGACAAACTGCGGGATCGCTGGAGCAACACGGGTCTGTGGGAGAAGCtagagcagcagaaaactgTGATCACCGAGCCTCGCGGCGGTGGAAAAGGCGACTTCGACGAGCTGCTTCAGACCTACTACGAAGCAATCAAAGGCTGCCAAGAAAGAG ACGGCGCTCTGCTGATTGCTGTGTGCAGAGGAAAGGTGAGTGAAGGGCTGGACTTCACCGACGACAACGCCAGGGCCGTGGTCACCATTGGAATTCCCTTCCCGAACATCAAAGACCTTCAG GTGGAACTGAAGATGAAGTACAACGACCAGCACGCCAAGTCCAGAGGTCTTCTCTCGGGGCATCGTTGGTATGAGATCCAGGCCTACAGAGCTCTTAACCAGGCCCTGGGGAG GTGCATCCGCCACAGGAACGACTGGGGCGCGCTGATCTTGGTCGATGACCGCtacaaaaacaacccaaataAATACATCACAG GTCTGTCAAAATGGGTCCGTCAGCTCGTCCAGCACCACGACACCTTCAGCAATGCCATGCAGTCGCTGGGAGCGTTCTCCCGGGAGCAGCAGAAGGTGGCGTTGATTCCGGCAGACGCTCGGACCTCCAGCTCAACTGCAGCCTCCCCACACAGTCACGTGTGTGTAACTGTGGAGGACCAGGCGGCAGAACCTTGTTCCACAGCGTCACTTGTGGAAACACCTGCACCCCAGCAGGATGCAGCACACTCTGTGTCCAACATCGTCCCTCACACGCAGGTTAAGTCTGGAGAAGTTGAAAATGCAG aGTGCTCCAGAATGTTGCCGATTCCCCCTCCGGCAGCGCCACTGTTAAATCCCAAAGCAAGAGCCGTGCACCCCATTTTCAcctccagtcctgtcagacccaGCTTGAAGAAGCCAATCTTTAAAGGAAAACCACCCTCAAACTCCAGCCTGCCTTTGGAAATGTCTGATTTTGAGGACAAAGAGGGACAGATCACCTCTTCGTCAAAAGACAACGAGGCAGGTTTGATTAAAGCAGAGGTTCCGGACACTTTCAGGGAAGTAGAGGAGAAAACTGATGCAGGAGCAGCCTTCTCCGACTGGGAAGACGGACCGCCCGGAGCCGCCGGTGCTGGAGAAGAAGACGAGGACGAAACGATCTTCTTCACCCCTGAACTCTTCGAGGATCCGAGCAATGGTGGCAGCCCTCACACTGAGCCAACCACCGAGCCGCCCCCTGGGACGAGGGGTCCTGCGGCCTGTTCAGATGAACCCTTTGAGAAGGTTCAGGGTGGAGCCTCCTGCACAGGAGAGAGCCCCGtttcagaaagtgagagaaagaagccagagggagagagggaaggaatcAGAGGTGAGAAGGAAGGtgtggagggaggacaggtggataaccagagcagaaagacagacaagTGGCTTCACAGGGTGTCCAGGTCCAGGCAGAAAGTCCCGTCCAGCCCAACAG GTGGAGGCCGGGAGGCGAGGTGTGTAGGGAGGGCGAGCCGTCAGATCCAGATCAGCCGGCAGAGAACAGGGAGGACCAGAGCAGGTGATGAGCCACAGCTAGCCGCCCCGGCTGCAGAGATAAGTAGAGCGGCACAAGCTGGCAAAAAGAATCGCCAGGACAATATCTGTGTTAATGGAATGACTGGGAGACTGTCTATGAGCACGAGGGGAGGGAAGGCTCTTAAAGAAGAGCGTTTTCCCTCCACGATGACTTGGTCTGACCTCATGACGCCTGGAGAAGACGACCTGGGATGGCTGCACAAGGCTCCTCGTCCAGCGGTGGGCGGGCCTGAAAGCAAGAGAGGTAACAGGTCCAAAACGCTTCCCATTCTCGGGTGTTgcacaaaacagacaaaagacattttccccCTGTTCAGAACTCGCGTTGGAATGGATGGAGACTGTCAGATGTACATATTTTGGTTGCTAAACTGCTCTTGGGTCTGGATGAATCGTAAACTAAAACCGGCCTTCGTGTGTCTCTGTGAAGCCTTAAGAGTGCGACGCTCTCGCAGGCCGAAAAAGCGCAGGCGTCAAGCAGCTTCCCAAAAAACAAAGGCCAGAACAACGTCCACAAAGGTCGACTTATTCTCTATATCCTTGTGTACAGatttctgtcatttcctgtctttggAGCCCTCCCATAGGGCGCTCCATACAATACTCCAATACCAAGTTACCTCTAGTATTGTTAATGTTAAATCTCTACCAGCAGTGCTGTATAACGCAGTTTTTCAGGTTTGTTCCTGGTTATTTATTCCAAGACAGACTTGTTTTTGTTGCAGAAAGCGGACCCGCCGTGCCTCCGGGGACTCTACTGTTCATCCTGCGTGA